ccttttttatcacaACTGGAGTGTAGTATCCAAGAACATTTGGTTTTCCTTCTGTATGCATagctcctagcacagtgcctgccacaaaGTACGTTTCTGATAAATACTTGTTcaatggaaaataaagagaacaagTGGCTACTTTACAGCCTTCAGCACACACTACTGACAGGAAATcagcaaaaagaataattttggatttttttttttttttttgaggcatggtctcactctcacccaggctggaacggaGTATAATATGGTgtcatcacggctcactgaagcctcaacctccccagggtCAGtcgatcctcccatgtcagcctcctgagtagctgcgagtACAGGCACTCAGTACCATGagcagctaatgtttgtattttttgtagagacagggttttgccatgttgcccaggttggtttcaaactcctggactccagcaatcttcctgccttgtcctcccaaaataCTGGTATTACAGGAATAAGATACCACACCAAGAATTCTTTCAGTCCTAGAATCCACAACAGAATCTTACGTGTTTGAAGGTGTCTAGTTTAGAAAAATTTCTCATCTAAGCAGAAAAAAGCAGTCATTTCTTTTGAAATCATGCATATTCCCAACATCCCCAGCAAGTACCCATGATTTTCTGGAGGTACAGTGCTTCtggacataacaacaacaacattaacAAAAGCTAATATCTACTGAGTGCTCGTTAGTGTCTCAGGCACTGTGTTAAATGCTTCCCatgcattttttgtttaatttcccaATAATACTGAAGTGAGTTGAATTATGTATGGCCCCATGTTCTGAATGaggaaataaagtttaaaaagtgcaGGCAACTTGCCAAGAGTCATATCAGTGAATAGCAGAGCCAGTATTCAGACAGTAGTCgtaggggaagaaaagaaattggacATTTCAAAAGTACTTAGTAGAAATAATCCACAGAAATAGATAGGAAGTCTTTTATAAAGAGACAATATAATGTCACCATTGTGTACTCTAAGAAAATCTCTTTGAGTATGTTAATTATTCTCAGCAAATGCTCGTTTTTATTATAGGAACTCAGCATTTCAGTGCAATTCTTTCTGGGACTAGAAAGAGACAGGACAAGTCACATTGCTAGTTCTCTGAATAAAACCTGAGGTGAGAGCTGAATTTATctgtgatgttaaaaaaaaaaaaaaaaaaaaaaaaaaaaaaaaggaagaagcaaacatgcaaataaatacaacatattttaaaacagaagaaaacagagtcGCATTGGTGTTtgggtttattatttttctagtagaTGTGTTATGGTCTATATGGATATGACTCTGGTGTACAATTTTATGCACTCACTGAGATCTTTATTTCGCATATTATAAAAAAATGGACTTGACATATAGGTTTTGGGTAAGTCTCATGAATGCAAATGTTAGTTATCATGTCTGCATGTCCAAATATCTTTAAGGGCTGACTTTAATGGGTTttcaatgtctttttattttccttagggtgactttatttgttaaaatataaatgaaagtgaCTATCACTTATTTCCATGCCTTGATTGATTGaggtaaaaagaataaagtaactATTCCCGGTAATAAAATCTCTAAGTGTATcctgagttctctctctctcaatcaaGGTTGATTGCAAATGTGGACCAGATTAGTTTTATCTTCTTCAAAAGCACTTCATTGATTATATAATATGATCACTTCCAtgttatatttttagcttttctcagaaaaacaaacttccAAGAAAGAGCATTAGAAATCTACTGTAGAATGACATTAAGAGACGTGTCCTCCTTAACGTAGTTGCCTTGAGAAGTGCATGAAAGACAGTTTACTTTtagactgggcgcagtgactcaacgtctgtaatcccagcactttgggaggccaaggcaggcggatcacttgaggtcaggagttcgagaccagcctggccaacatggtgaaactccatctctactaaaagtagaaaaattagccagatgtggtgccaggcacctgtaatttcaattctcgggaggctgaggcagaagaatcgcttgaacctgggaggtggaggttgccgtgagctgatatcacaccatAGCACTCCTACCTGAGCTACAAGAGagaaactgtctcagaaaaaaaaaaaaaaaaaaaaaaaaaaagacattttacttttagaatttAGTGTGAAGTAAAACACATTGTGAAACTGTAACTTCTCTCCCATGTAGTATTCACTGCCCTGgaatttactatactttttattttgccGTGATCACTGGAAAAATCAGAACACTTATGCACAGTGGTAAGACTACCCTCAAGCTTTGCACTTTTGTCTTCTCTTGGTGTCTCagcaaaggaaatagaaaattggGACTCTAGGGGCTGGGCaccctggctcacgcctgtaatcccagcactttgggaggctaaggcgggcagatcacctgaagtcgggagttcgagaccagcctgaccaacatgcagaaaccccgtctccactaaaaatacaaaattagccgggcgtggtggtgcatgcctgtaatctcagctccttgggaggctgaggcaggagaatcacttgaacccgagaggcggaggttgcagtgagccgagattgtgccattccactccagcctgggcaacaagagcgaaactccgtctcaaaaaaaaaaaaaaaagaaaagaaaagaaaagaaaattgggacTGTTTTTATAACTCCATTTCAGTTAGTTTTAGGAAAGGCTATACCTAATACAGTAAATACACGAATGAACATATCCATGCTACCGTGTTGAAAGCAAGCATTTTCCCTGCCATTGTTTCTTTTGCACTCCATCATAGTCCCAGGAGAAAGTCAAGGCAACTGTCCAAATCACATTTGATCATTGCAGAAACTCAGGATCTGAAAAGCTAAAGACTTACCCTAGAAATTTGGAATGGTACATGGCGAaggtcttcaaatattttgttaatgCTTTTTCCCCCACTGGCTAAAAAGGACTTGTTAACTTGTCAAATGCACAAAATGAGTCCTTTTCATGACCACTCTGGAGCTGTTGGACTATTATGTTCATATTCAGGATGTTGACATACAGTGAGGGACTGGACAACTGGCCCAGGGCACGTTCAGCCCTCTGCCCAATGGTCTAGACGTGTACAGAGTCTGCATCAAAGGCACTGTTTGGGGACCTCATGCATGAATCATGAGTGACCCTGAGTGATCAGGAAGCGAGTATATTCGCTGCACTGTCATGCATCCTCCTTAGGACAGTAACTCATCCTTGTCTGCTCATCCACATTTCCACTAAGCCTGGCGTGTCATAATTgtacaataaatgtttattgagatgCATTCACCAATGGTAGGAAATGCATTTattatggaaaatggaaaaatgtttgtACATGTAAACCTTACCAACCTTTAATTATGAAATGTTACTTTATGGTGACATGTAAACTGAAAATCTGAAAAGCACAAGGCCCCCATAAAACTACAGTGGCCAAgactattttatgttttgtagagccTTGCTCTGGCTTCTTCAGATAAACATCATTTTGTCAACAATGAACCCATGGTTTGTAGGTTAAACTTTGTGGGTAGCAAGATTGAGGTGAGTTACTCTCCTGCTTGGGCAGAACATTCCTGAAAGACgtatacttgtttttatttcccgATCAAGTAAAGTCATCAAAAGAAAGGAGAACTCTTTTTGAGCATTTACCACTTGCTACATTGCTAGATGCTTCCGTGTAGGTTGTTTCCTTTAATCCATCTAACAACCCTAAAAACCAGCATGTGACTTTCTTATTTTGGATAATggagctgaggctgagaaaccttCAGTAACTTTTTCAATTTCGTTTTCTCCAAACCCATACCATTTTAATTCTATAGAAAAGTAGCAGGGCATTTACGCTACCATTAAATGTAACAACATCTAAGAAagatttatgtttgtttttcattaattactgaaataaaaaatgcaggaTTCCCTTTCAAAGACGTGTTCGGAGAGATGATATGTGTAAACACATACCTGTCTTTATTGGAGGAAAGATAATTTCTTGATCAACTCCATTTCTATTATTCTCGTGTCTGACGATACATCTGTGCTCTTTATCCAGTGACTTTTCTGGCACCGTTAACCAGCTAAATTTCATGTATGTGTTGTTAGTCTTCATGGTGTTCCCCTCTTGGGATTTCAGAACCTTGTTGCTGTTCTTTTCTTGCCAATGTATCTCAATAACATCTGGGAAAAATTTCTCAAGAAGACAAAGGTATGTTCCAGCCTTATGGAGGTTTGTTTCAgcaatggaaggaagaaaaatagtgGGCTTGGGTGAAACATCTGCATCAAGGTGTTTATCTATGGGGAGAAATGgaatatgaatttaaaagaatcatgagagaaacacacacattgCACGGTTTGGAATGGCCTAGTacataacaataaaaagagaCAGTGCCATTGAGCTAGTGTCCACCGGGGCCTTTCATCCAGGATAGGCTGCACAGTACTTGTTACTGTGCTTATTTTACAGAGGTTGAAAAGAGgatcaaaatgttaaataacttgccaaaagTCACAGCTCTCAAGTGTCACATGCTGGATGAACATCTGGCCTTTGTTTATTCTGCACATGCTGTGAGGGTGTGTGATTTTTAACTGCCTCCTACCAAGGCTTCCAATGTTCAcgaacatatttattttatttttatctcttttgtttCATCATATGAAGCATGTTTTCAAGGTGGATGgcaggggaaaggggaagagatCAGATAACTTCAATGATCTTTCTACAGATGAAACTCTGGTCCTTTTCCCACTTCCCTTTTCCATCCTTTGTAACTTATGTTCTTTAGCCAAATAACACACATTCTCACGTTTCACAATTTTGTGTCCTCCCACTCTTCATTTCACTGATTCTGCAATGCACCATATTTATCtgattatttatcttattttccatatgaataaatgtcagaattttaaaatattattatttatcttatttccCATATGAACaaatgtcagaattttttttgtttgtttgtttgtttttttttgagactgcagcttgctctgtcacccgtgttggaatgcagcagcacaatcatgtctcactgtagcctcaactccccaggctcaagtggtcctcccacctcagcctcccacgtagctgggactacaggtgtgcaccaccatgcctggctaatgtttgttttttgtagagacacatttcaccatattgaccaggctggtttcaaactcctgtactcaagtcatctgcctgcctcagcctcccaaaatgcagggattataggtgtgagccaccatgcctagccattttgttcacttttatttttaacaatacatAGTCACTTGTTTTAATCAGAATCTACTTCCACGTGTACGTACTGTCTATCAAGTTAACCATGTAGCTTCAATGTATATACCATGAGCAGTCCTCCTAGTTAATATCTAACTTTATATAACATCTCAATTTCACATCTGCACCCTCCAAGTTTTGGGGTGGAGCAATATTTACAGCTGTACCTCCAGATTATTCACCATCTCTtgaatttagaaacaaaatggcaACATTTCCAAAactcttatttaaatgttttattgattattttcagAAATCCTCTCGAGTTCATCTTATCCAGTAATACACTTatcaaaattttgttttcctttagaaaaCATACACCAAAAGCaggttttattttggaatttcatttgaattttaagaaTGACTAAGAATGCACCAGggtgtatttttttatattggtttttatataaatttaccCCATTAATGAGAAGATCTATGTAAATCAGTATATCTCTATTTTGACTCCTTATGTCTCTCTTAGAATTTGTGTCTGTTCTCTATATTACTTAACTGTTTTAAAGCTCCACTATTCTCTTTGTCTTAGCCTGCTGAATAAAATCTATATGTAATTGCTCCATTAAAATCATGGTTCCAGCGCTTCTTATATGCATAGGGTCAAGATATATAACAGAGCATTATACGTTTACAAAGGCatatcacttgaatctggaatgTTAATGggttctacatttatttttaatctaataaGTGAAATTAGAAATGTTACAAttctttctaatttgatttcGAATTGAAATTCCAATGCTTTGGCTGATGTGAAGTGAGTTTGATAATTGAacaatttcttaagaaaataagaattaaaattctcatttgagaagaaaagaaaacaatcttgataatttctgtttctgtagCAAAGTTTCTGATTTTCatacaaaattaataaacatatacaGTAATATTAATTTTTGAGCATGCTATAAATTTAATTAGGCATAATGTGCTTACTTTAATTTCATACTCTTTGCTTTTAGtgcaaatagtattttatttgttatactTGTGAGACAGTGTATATTTTTCCACTATAtagtttgtttctaattttaaaagcatgttataaaatataagattaatttttcaattgtacattatatttctataattttagtCTCTAGTCAATATATTTTCCAATCTAATTTTCATCCTAGGAACTAGTGTCTCTTCATGGAAATACTTCTAATTCATTgtactaaagaaattaaaaatcaaatgataaaCTTGGACATTTTTTGTATGGTACCATGGCATTCATTGCCTCTTGTCCCCTTTCTTTAGCTAGATTCTTTAAGTTTCATTCTTTTCAGGACAAAATGAATCTGGAACTTCCATAACTTCCTCAACGTAATAGTTAACAAATCATTAAATAGCATACTTCATTATACATGGTAAGGGCCGATATTCTGAATCATCCTctcacatgatttttaaaaatactacttttaaaatgtacatattaagAGTGTTTTTTATGGTCAAGTATGATAAGTTTTTACTTCAGTCATAaatagaatttatatattttatttatttaaaatgataaacctGCTGGATTCATCTATGCACatttatttgcataattaaaTAGTATATGTGAGTTAAATTGCCTAAGTTGTTTGTAGTTTATTAAAATACAGCATTGCAAATTTACCAAGTATCAACTACATTTTCTATAGACGGCATGATATATTAAATCTACATATGGGTATTTATTTCAGTGttctctgtttcttattttttcgTTAGATAAATAGTTATagccattttatatttaaatatgtatttcagatTTATGATGTTTCCATCTGGATTTAATTGATTTGATATCTTGACTATTTTTGGTAagattttaaccttttttttcctgagacataGGAACAGAAC
Above is a genomic segment from Macaca thibetana thibetana isolate TM-01 chromosome 3, ASM2454274v1, whole genome shotgun sequence containing:
- the LOC126950144 gene encoding TCR gamma alternate reading frame protein, whose translation is MQMFHPSPLFFFLPLLKQTSIRLEHTFVFLRNFSQMLLRYIGKKRTATRF